TGGTATATACTCGTCCAGTCTTTGTTTTCAAAAGCGATCAGTAATAATTTCAAATTTGCCTCTGCCCTTTCACTTCGTGTTTGATAAAAAGGACTTGTTTTAACCAGCTTATGCGCCGCTCTAGACGGTATTTCTTTTTCCTGACTGCTAATTACTATGACTTGGTGTAATAAATCTTTATAAGGCAAATCGATTGCAGAGACTTTATCTCCCGTCCATAATGCCCATGGTGCATAAAAAGAACGGCAAGACGAACCCGAACCTAATCGACTCAATTGTGCTTGCTCATCAATAGAAGGCAAAGGTTTTTGAGTAAGTTCACTTAATGCAATTGACGCACACTTTGTTAAAGCAGCAAAACTGGAGGCAGAACTCGCCAAACCGCTACTATGAGGGAAATTATTACTGGATTGAATTAAAAATCCACCGACATATCCAAAATACTCTTTCAATCGTACTAAATGATCAATAAAGCGTTGTTGCGCTTCAACTGACAGGTTAAATTCTGGTGCTCCAGGAATACTAAGCGGCTCCCAAATGTCTTTTTTAGTTGGTAATTTCTCTAATTTCACAGAACTTAATAAATTACTCAATGTGTAGGATAGAGAAGAATTATCAGGTAAATTGGAATCTTCATCTTTTTTACCCATATATTTGATCAAAGCAATATTAGCTGGTGCCTGAGCAAACCAATGCATAGTTAGTCTCCTTGAGGTCAATGACCAGGTGCATCATTCCATAAAATCTTATGTAATTGTAGTTGAAAACGAACTGGTAATTTATCCTGAATTATCCAATTTGCAAGATCAGTAGGATTTAGCTGATTCCAACTCGGAGAAAATAAGAGTTGTACCCGTTCCGCTAACCGATATTCACTCAGCATTCTACATGCCCATTCATAATCATTTCGACTGCATAATACAAACTTAATCTGATCAGTGGGTTTCAGAAAATTCAAATTGGACAACAAGTTTTTATCTGCTTCCCTGGAGTCAGGCGTTTTTAAGTCCATGACGATCATGACTCGTTGATCTACCGAAGCTATATCCCTAGCGCCACTGGTTTCCAAAGAAACCAAGTGTCCTGCATCACAAAGCTTGCTTAATAAAGAGATACAACCAGGTTGAGCAAGTGGTTCCCCTCCAGTTACACAAACATGTTGACATTGATATGAAGCTACTTTATTCAAAATATCATCTATTTCAACGACTTCACCACCTGAAAAGGCATAAGCCGTATCACAATACTGACATCGCAATGGACAACCAGTCAGACGAACAAATACGGTAGGTAAGCCTACTGTTACTGATTCTCCTTGCAATGAATGAAAAATCTCCGTAATTCTTAATTGTTCATTAAATCGTTTCATAAAGCATTAATTGCTTCCAATTTAGAGCTGGCCAGTTGTGCTGTTGGTGTATCAGGATAGGTTTTAACAACTTGTTGAAAACGTTTTTTGGCTTCTTGCTTGTCGCCTTTCTCAGCATAAGCATAACCGGATTTTAACAAACTGGCTGCAGCCTTGCTGGATGAAGGATATTGCTGTAAAACAATCTCGAAATGTTCTATGGCTTTGGGATAGTCCTTTTTAACAAGATACAGTTCACCTAACCAGTATTCTGCATTTGCAGTGTAACCACCTCTGGGATATTTTTGCACGAAAGTCTGCATAGACTTAATCGCTTCATCATAGCGTTTATTTTTAACTAACTCGTAAGCCGCAAGGTAGCTTATCTGTTCATCTGCAGGATTAGCCCTGGAAACAGCAATAACAGGCTGAGGTTTACTATTAGATGATCCTGCTTTGATTTGCGGAGAAGCCGCTTTTAAAGTCGCTGACGAATTGGAACCCAATGAAATGTCTGTTGTTGGTTTATCATTTTGAATGGTTTTTGCTGAAGTTGAAGAATTGGATAATCGAGAATCCAGATCCTTATAGAAGGCTACTTGCTGTTGCTGTAATAATTTTAAATCGTGTGCCTGTACTTCAAGCTGTCCGCGCAGTTCTTGTATTTCTTTTTGAAGTTGCTGAATTTTATCAATTAACTTTGCACTGTCATTGATGTTTTTTTGATCATCTTTAACAAGTGCCGGTTCATCATAAGGCTGAGAAGTATCTGTTGCATAGTTATCATTTTGAGACCCATCCAACTCGGCATTCTCAATTTGAGGTTCATCGTATTTGGGATTGACAAGGGGAGCATCATACTCCTCTTGCCTATCAATCATTGCAAAATTTTCACTATCATCGATTACTGGCGCTTCCGCCCATAAGGCGAAAGGAAGCATCAGTACAAAACATGCGGTGATAATGGATTTTTTGCAATTAATCATCTTGTTGCCTCATAAATAAACTCTACGCGTCGATTCTGCGCATGCGACGCTTCATCATGACCATAATTAGCTGGGCGCTCTTTGCCGTAGCTAACTACACGAATTTGTTGTCTGCTAACACCTGCCATACGTAAAATTTCAGCTACAGTATCAGCACGGCGTTCGCCAAGGGCTACGTTATATTCACGGCTGCCTCGCTCATCAGTATGTCCAGCTATCATCACTCGAGCACCTGGATGAGTCTTTAAGTATTCTGCCTGCGCGTTAACTGAAGGTAAATATTTTGATGC
Above is a genomic segment from Legionella pneumophila subsp. pascullei containing:
- a CDS encoding diphosphomevalonate/mevalonate 3,5-bisphosphate decarboxylase family protein; the encoded protein is MHWFAQAPANIALIKYMGKKDEDSNLPDNSSLSYTLSNLLSSVKLEKLPTKKDIWEPLSIPGAPEFNLSVEAQQRFIDHLVRLKEYFGYVGGFLIQSSNNFPHSSGLASSASSFAALTKCASIALSELTQKPLPSIDEQAQLSRLGSGSSCRSFYAPWALWTGDKVSAIDLPYKDLLHQVIVISSQEKEIPSRAAHKLVKTSPFYQTRSERAEANLKLLLIAFENKDWTSIYQICWHEFLDMHQLFKTCEKPFSYITDNTLHILNVIEKFWNEKGDGPVVTMDAGPNVHLLYRSDQIDLARQFKSDYLVGNYDVL
- the queE gene encoding 7-carboxy-7-deazaguanine synthase QueE is translated as MKRFNEQLRITEIFHSLQGESVTVGLPTVFVRLTGCPLRCQYCDTAYAFSGGEVVEIDDILNKVASYQCQHVCVTGGEPLAQPGCISLLSKLCDAGHLVSLETSGARDIASVDQRVMIVMDLKTPDSREADKNLLSNLNFLKPTDQIKFVLCSRNDYEWACRMLSEYRLAERVQLLFSPSWNQLNPTDLANWIIQDKLPVRFQLQLHKILWNDAPGH
- the ybgF gene encoding tol-pal system protein YbgF, with the translated sequence MINCKKSIITACFVLMLPFALWAEAPVIDDSENFAMIDRQEEYDAPLVNPKYDEPQIENAELDGSQNDNYATDTSQPYDEPALVKDDQKNINDSAKLIDKIQQLQKEIQELRGQLEVQAHDLKLLQQQQVAFYKDLDSRLSNSSTSAKTIQNDKPTTDISLGSNSSATLKAASPQIKAGSSNSKPQPVIAVSRANPADEQISYLAAYELVKNKRYDEAIKSMQTFVQKYPRGGYTANAEYWLGELYLVKKDYPKAIEHFEIVLQQYPSSSKAAASLLKSGYAYAEKGDKQEAKKRFQQVVKTYPDTPTAQLASSKLEAINAL
- the pal gene encoding peptidoglycan-associated lipoprotein Pal, which translates into the protein MKAGSFYKLGLLVASAVLAAACSKTPGSADGGAAVGDGDATAQGLGQMTHFAGQEPGESYTTQAPHNQLYLFAYDDSTLASKYLPSVNAQAEYLKTHPGARVMIAGHTDERGSREYNVALGERRADTVAEILRMAGVSRQQIRVVSYGKERPANYGHDEASHAQNRRVEFIYEATR